The DNA window AATTGAAAATTTAAAGTACAATATGGAATATCGAATACTGGACTTTATTGCCTTTTTAAGGTATAATTTAAAGTGAAATAGTATACGATAGGAGAAAAAATGGAAAAGTATTTTAAATCTAATGATGGTGTTATGATACCATACATATCTTATGAAAATAATAATAAGAAAAAAGTTATAATATTACATGACTATTTTGAACATATTGAAAGATATGATGAAGTTGCAGATTTAATAAGTCAAAATGGATTTGATTCATATGTTTTAGAATATAGAGGTCATGGGAAACTAGCAAATGATAGTATACTTGATTTTGGAAAAGGTGGAATAAATCAGGTTTTAACTGACATTAAGTTATTTATTAAGCACAATTTCTCTAATGTAAACTATGGAGATATAATATTTATTGGTCAAGGTTTAGGAGCACTAATATCTACATATTTATTAGAACATTATCCTTTTAAAAATACGATTTTAATATCAATGCAACTTGATAAGAGATTTTCTCTTTTTACGGGATATAATATTACTAAGATTGAAAATAAGTTAGGGTTTAAGAAAAGTATATTTAATAACTTAAATTCTATTTTAAATAGAGAATTCAAAAAAGAAAAAGAATCAGAAAAACTTGCATGGCTAACAAGAGATAAGGAAGAGATAGAAAAAATAAAAAATGATGATAAAATATTGAGATCAGGTTCTCCAAGTTGTTTTATGGACATAATTTCTCTTACTAGAAATGTAAAGAAAAATATATTAAAAATTAGAGAATTTACTAATATATATATTATTTATGGAACTAAGGATCCTTTAGTTTTAGAAAGTAAATTAAAAAAATATATGCAAAAATTAAATACAGGATTTAGAAAAATAAAGTTCCTAAAAATAAATAATGGAAGACATTTAGTTTTGCATGAAATTAATAGGGATTTAGTCCTTGAAGAAATAATAAGATTTTTAAAAGAGGTAAAATGATGGGAAAAATTGATATATATTCGCCTATAGATAATAGCTTTATAGGTAGTGTAAATAAAATGAGTGTTGAAGATATTGATAATATATATATAAAAGCAAGAAAATCTTTCAAAGAATGGAAAATGTTATCAGCAGTTGAAAGAGCATCATATATACATAAAGCAGCTGATGAACTTGAAAAAATGAAAGAAGAAGTTGCTGAACTTATGACAAGAGAAATATCTAAATCATATAAAGATAGTTTAGTAGAAGTAGAAAGAACAGTATATTTAATGAAATATACTGCAGAAGAAGGACTAAGAA is part of the Pseudostreptobacillus hongkongensis genome and encodes:
- a CDS encoding serine aminopeptidase domain-containing protein, with the translated sequence MEKYFKSNDGVMIPYISYENNNKKKVIILHDYFEHIERYDEVADLISQNGFDSYVLEYRGHGKLANDSILDFGKGGINQVLTDIKLFIKHNFSNVNYGDIIFIGQGLGALISTYLLEHYPFKNTILISMQLDKRFSLFTGYNITKIENKLGFKKSIFNNLNSILNREFKKEKESEKLAWLTRDKEEIEKIKNDDKILRSGSPSCFMDIISLTRNVKKNILKIREFTNIYIIYGTKDPLVLESKLKKYMQKLNTGFRKIKFLKINNGRHLVLHEINRDLVLEEIIRFLKEVK